In the genome of Polaribacter atrinae, one region contains:
- a CDS encoding NTP transferase domain-containing protein, with protein MKKHKKHTNLERRDNDNFAPNEISILGTNCGIISDLVHSVSKKLSNYKLAYFDASHAKYVAENTLSEYTFHHQGNLQITTSGNVNKFEQRLQFAQYDYVFINGNHYQGAKQILVLDEAKEASVLKRLEQLDRIQFVVKLKKDTAYFSFLEEKYPQIKNITCYTIDEVDKIAKHIHNLIQEKIAPVKGLVLVGGKSTRMGQDKSELDYFGKPQKEVAKELLENNNLETFYSVQNSSPKEDEISDKFLNLGPFGGICSAFQKDPNAAWFVLATDVPFVNDVIVQLLLKHRNPSKAATTIKGKDKDFPEPLITIYEPKAYAILLQYLAQGYSCPRKMLINSDVEIVEVDDEFIRNINTPEEFNEAKNELN; from the coding sequence ATGAAAAAACACAAAAAACATACAAATTTAGAAAGAAGAGATAATGATAATTTTGCGCCAAATGAAATTTCTATTCTAGGTACAAATTGTGGGATTATTTCAGATTTAGTTCATAGTGTTTCTAAGAAATTATCCAACTATAAGTTGGCGTATTTTGATGCTTCGCACGCAAAATATGTTGCCGAGAATACGTTGTCAGAATATACTTTTCATCATCAAGGAAATTTACAGATTACCACTTCTGGAAATGTAAATAAGTTTGAACAACGCTTGCAATTTGCACAGTACGATTATGTTTTTATCAATGGAAACCATTATCAAGGAGCAAAACAAATTTTGGTTTTAGATGAAGCAAAAGAAGCTTCGGTTTTAAAAAGATTAGAACAGTTAGATCGTATTCAGTTTGTTGTGAAATTGAAAAAAGACACAGCATATTTTTCTTTTTTGGAAGAAAAATATCCGCAGATAAAAAATATAACGTGTTATACAATTGATGAGGTTGATAAAATTGCAAAGCACATTCATAATCTGATTCAAGAAAAAATTGCACCCGTAAAAGGGTTGGTTTTAGTTGGAGGAAAAAGCACAAGAATGGGACAAGATAAATCTGAACTAGATTATTTTGGAAAACCTCAAAAAGAAGTTGCTAAAGAATTGTTAGAAAATAACAATTTAGAAACGTTTTATTCTGTTCAGAATTCATCACCAAAAGAAGATGAGATTTCTGATAAGTTTTTAAACTTAGGTCCGTTTGGAGGTATTTGTTCTGCATTTCAGAAAGACCCAAATGCAGCTTGGTTTGTTTTGGCAACAGATGTTCCTTTTGTAAATGATGTTATTGTTCAATTGTTGTTAAAGCATAGAAACCCTAGTAAAGCGGCCACAACTATTAAAGGAAAAGATAAAGATTTTCCAGAACCTTTAATTACCATTTACGAACCAAAAGCATATGCTATTTTATTACAATATTTAGCGCAAGGATATTCTTGTCCGCGTAAAATGTTAATTAATTCTGATGTAGAAATTGTTGAAGTTGATGATGAATTTATCAGAAATATAAATACACCAGAAGAGTTTAATGAGGCTAAAAATGAGCTAAATTAG
- a CDS encoding four helix bundle protein — protein MISLYKKLQQEREFVISNQILRSGTSIGANIEEALAGQSKRDFTAKMSISSKEARETKYWLRLLKESEITSIGVDSLILNIDELIRILTSIVKTSQQNLTKS, from the coding sequence ATAATTTCTTTATATAAAAAATTACAACAAGAAAGAGAATTTGTAATTTCAAATCAAATTTTGAGAAGTGGAACATCAATTGGTGCAAATATAGAAGAAGCTTTAGCAGGGCAAAGTAAGAGAGACTTTACTGCAAAAATGTCTATTTCATCAAAAGAAGCGAGGGAAACTAAATATTGGTTGCGATTATTAAAAGAAAGTGAGATAACGAGTATTGGTGTTGATTCATTAATTTTAAATATTGATGAATTGATACGAATATTAACATCAATTGTTAAAACATCTCAACAGAATCTAACTAAAAGCTAA
- a CDS encoding sensor histidine kinase, translating into MILLVLLASVLILVVTIYQYDEQTKDYNIQRFERKEATTKEIIELELKNKTTYPVNTENLAKIFQERIFEISSINKLNISFYDLQGNLLKSSTASAFEKVDENPLPVDILKELSQNSNHKILKTSVDDGTVYQSSFSFIHDPKFKRIGIIELQFTQDNSEIEHELREFMLRLGVVYILMFLIAIAIAYFLSSYITRSIKTISDKMQQTRLNKRNEKIVLDKASSEIEILVEAYNHMIDELGESAAKLAKSEREQAWREMAKQVAHEIKNPLTPMRLTVQSFERRFDPLDEKAKDKLKEFCQTLIQQIDVMSSIASAFSDFAKMPTQKKEQVELISVVKFALDIFTEEYIKYYPQEKELYANLDKTQLIRVITNLVKNAIQAVNVEENPLIEVKVFSEDLNIKITVSDNGKGISEDLKDLIFEPKFTTKTSGMGLGLGMIRNIIEAYKGSISFTSTEGLGTVFTVILPKS; encoded by the coding sequence ATGATTTTATTGGTGTTATTAGCATCAGTATTAATCTTGGTGGTTACTATTTATCAGTATGATGAACAAACAAAAGACTACAATATTCAACGTTTTGAGCGTAAAGAAGCTACCACAAAAGAAATTATAGAATTAGAACTTAAAAATAAAACGACCTATCCGGTAAATACAGAGAATTTAGCTAAAATATTTCAAGAACGTATTTTCGAAATATCATCTATTAATAAATTAAATATATCTTTTTACGATTTACAGGGAAACTTACTAAAATCTTCTACAGCAAGTGCTTTTGAAAAGGTAGATGAAAATCCACTTCCGGTGGATATTTTGAAAGAATTGTCTCAAAATTCTAATCACAAAATTTTAAAAACAAGTGTAGATGATGGAACTGTTTATCAATCATCATTTTCCTTTATTCATGATCCTAAATTTAAAAGAATAGGTATTATAGAGTTGCAATTTACACAAGATAATTCTGAGATAGAGCATGAATTAAGAGAGTTTATGTTGAGGTTGGGCGTTGTGTATATCCTTATGTTTTTAATTGCAATTGCAATAGCGTATTTTTTATCTAGCTACATTACAAGGTCTATAAAAACCATTTCAGATAAAATGCAACAAACCCGTTTAAATAAACGGAATGAAAAAATTGTTTTAGATAAAGCGAGCTCAGAAATAGAGATTTTGGTTGAAGCATACAACCACATGATTGATGAGTTAGGAGAAAGTGCTGCTAAGTTGGCTAAGAGTGAGCGAGAGCAAGCATGGAGAGAAATGGCAAAACAAGTAGCGCATGAAATAAAGAATCCGTTAACGCCAATGCGCTTAACAGTGCAGAGTTTTGAAAGAAGGTTTGATCCTTTAGATGAAAAGGCAAAAGATAAATTAAAAGAATTTTGTCAAACTTTAATTCAGCAGATAGATGTAATGAGTTCTATTGCTTCTGCTTTTTCTGATTTTGCCAAAATGCCTACTCAAAAGAAAGAACAAGTTGAGTTGATAAGTGTCGTAAAGTTTGCATTAGATATTTTTACAGAAGAATACATCAAATATTATCCTCAGGAGAAAGAATTATATGCTAATTTAGACAAAACTCAATTGATTAGAGTGATTACTAATTTAGTTAAAAATGCAATTCAGGCAGTAAATGTAGAAGAAAACCCTTTAATTGAGGTAAAAGTTTTTTCTGAAGATCTAAATATAAAAATTACAGTTTCTGATAACGGTAAAGGTATTTCTGAAGATTTAAAAGATTTAATCTTTGAACCTAAATTTACTACAAAAACAAGTGGAATGGGATTAGGTTTAGGAATGATAAGAAATATTATAGAAGCTTATAAAGGATCTATTTCTTTTACTTCTACAGAAGGACTTGGAACTGTTTTTACTGTTATATTGCCAAAAAGTTAA
- the moaC gene encoding cyclic pyranopterin monophosphate synthase MoaC gives MSNFTHLNKKGNPKMVNVSDKKITKRTAIAKATMFLGKEVIAHFTNDELITKKGPVFQTAIIAGIQGVKKTSELIPMCHPLLINGVDIDINIIDTENIEVFCEVTITGKTGVEMEALTGVNITCLTIYDMCKSISQEMVIKEVKLLKKTGGKSDINN, from the coding sequence GTGAGCAATTTTACACATTTAAATAAAAAAGGAAATCCTAAGATGGTAAATGTTTCTGATAAGAAAATTACCAAAAGAACTGCCATTGCAAAAGCAACCATGTTTTTAGGAAAAGAAGTAATAGCTCATTTTACAAATGATGAGTTAATTACCAAAAAAGGACCTGTTTTTCAGACGGCAATTATTGCAGGGATACAAGGAGTTAAAAAAACATCAGAATTAATACCAATGTGTCATCCGTTATTAATTAATGGGGTAGATATTGATATCAATATTATAGATACAGAAAATATAGAAGTCTTTTGTGAAGTTACGATTACAGGGAAAACCGGAGTTGAAATGGAAGCTTTAACAGGTGTAAATATTACGTGTTTAACTATTTATGATATGTGTAAAAGCATTAGTCAAGAAATGGTGATTAAGGAAGTAAAGCTGTTAAAGAAAACTGGAGGGAAATCTGATATAAATAATTAA